In one window of Helianthus annuus cultivar XRQ/B chromosome 17, HanXRQr2.0-SUNRISE, whole genome shotgun sequence DNA:
- the LOC110922872 gene encoding uncharacterized protein LOC110922872 isoform X2, whose product MNQYVNKKFSPQYKATIGADFLTKEVQSDDRLFTVQARSPVHLADKPGEVHEEKTRSKSFSGTQVKDDDQAVDLDRTPNFTLPHLNIVL is encoded by the exons ATGAATCA ATATGTCAACAAGAAGTTTAGCCCTCAATACAAGGCAACAATAGGAGCCGATTTCTTGACAAAGGAAGTGCAGTCTGATGATAGGCTCTTCACTGTGCAG gcaaggagtccggttcatctagcggacaagccgggGGAGGTTCACGAGGAAAAGACGCGCTCTAaaag TTTTTCAGGTACTCAAgtgaaggatgatgatcaagcagtTGATTTGGACCGAACACCTAACTTTACGCTTCCGCACTTGAACATTGTTTTGTAA
- the LOC110922872 gene encoding ras-related protein Rab7 isoform X3, whose protein sequence is MVGKTSLMNQYVNKKFSPQYKATIGADFLTKEVQSDDRLFTVQARSPVHLADKPGEVHEEKTRSKRVTLLQNGT, encoded by the exons AT GGTGGGGAAGACATCTCTGATGAATCA ATATGTCAACAAGAAGTTTAGCCCTCAATACAAGGCAACAATAGGAGCCGATTTCTTGACAAAGGAAGTGCAGTCTGATGATAGGCTCTTCACTGTGCAG gcaaggagtccggttcatctagcggacaagccgggGGAGGTTCACGAGGAAAAGACGCGCTCTAaaag GGTCACTTTGCTGCAAAATGGTACTTGA
- the LOC110922872 gene encoding ras-related protein RABH1a isoform X1, with protein MVGKTSLMNQYVNKKFSPQYKATIGADFLTKEVQSDDRLFTVQARSPVHLADKPGEVHEEKTRSKSFSGTQVKDDDQAVDLDRTPNFTLPHLNIVL; from the exons AT GGTGGGGAAGACATCTCTGATGAATCA ATATGTCAACAAGAAGTTTAGCCCTCAATACAAGGCAACAATAGGAGCCGATTTCTTGACAAAGGAAGTGCAGTCTGATGATAGGCTCTTCACTGTGCAG gcaaggagtccggttcatctagcggacaagccgggGGAGGTTCACGAGGAAAAGACGCGCTCTAaaag TTTTTCAGGTACTCAAgtgaaggatgatgatcaagcagtTGATTTGGACCGAACACCTAACTTTACGCTTCCGCACTTGAACATTGTTTTGTAA